The nucleotide sequence ACTTTACCGTTTataaccagagaagaagaagaaaatcacaaatattGGAACACTGAGGGAGTAATATCCATACCGGAAACCCGAACCGATCTTAAATTAGCTTATAAACACCCCGGAGTCATTTAATAAGAACATTTAAATCTTCCTGCGTCATTCCTGCAGTCTCACCGGCTTCCGTAGCGCTTTGCGTCCTGCGGCGTGGCGTCGAACCGGCTGCTGTTTGGGTCGGAATCATGAGCCGAACCTACAACgatgagctgcagtttctggaGAAAACGGGCAGCACCAGCTGGAGGATCAAAAAGGGCTTTGTTCCCAACATGCAGGTTCGGTTCCGACAAAGTCCGGGAGGCATCTGTCGGAGATAAACTGGACCTCAGGTTCTGTTGGGTTCAGGCCGACTTTAAGAAGCAAGCCGAAAGAAGGAGGACCCCAAGATagacacatttttaagaaaattacatttaagaaGCTTGTTTTCATCCGTTTGATTAAGTAAAATTACAATGATACAAACAGAGAACAGAGTTCAGCCTGAAGGTCCAGTCTGACAGCTGCTGAACTGTAAAGGGCTAATATTGATGTTGGATATTAGAGTTAGGCTGCTGTTTTAGGCTAACGTTAAGGATTCAAGTTTATCTGTAAATGTTCTGCTCTAGTCTAAAGTCCTCTAGCAGACAAGAACCATGTTAATTTTTCATTGAGCTTTACAATGGAAactggtggaaggaaaaagtgacaATCTGCCTTTTGGCTTTTTCCCTTCAGGTTGAAGGAGTCTTCTATGTGAATGATTCCCTGGAGAAGCTGATGTTTGAAGAGCTCCGGAACGCCTGCAGAGGAGGAGGTGAGTCTGGATCTCAGACGTCCTGGCCGCTGTCTCCCAGGTGTTCAGTCTCACCtgtcctgtttgtcttcagGTATCGGAGGGTTCCTGCCAGCCATGAAGCAAATCGGGAATGTTGCAGCTCTGCCTGGAATCGTTCATGTGAGTAGAACTGATTGATTTGAAGCTTTGATGAGTCAAAACCTTAATCTAAAATGTCTCCTCAGAGGTCCATCGGACTCCCAGATGTCCACTCTGGTTACGGATTCGCCATCGGCAACATGGCTGCCTTCGACATGAACGATCCGAACGCAGTGGTGTCTCCAGGTGGCGTCGGCTTTGACATTAACTGTGGCGTCCGTCTCCTGAGGACCAACCTGGACGAGCAGGACGTCCAGCCGGTGAAGGAGCAGCTGGCCCAGTCCCTGTTCGACCACATCCCGGTCGGAGTTGGCTCCAAAGGAGTCATCCCAATGGGAGCCAAGTGAGTGGTTCTCCAGAACTGGGTGGGGTTCCCTACCAGGCCTTGCCCACCTGTCTCACCTGTGTGTCCCCAGGGATCTGGAGGAGGCTCTGGAGATGGGGGTGGACTGGTCCCTGAGGGAGGGCTACGCCTGGGCTGAGGACAAGGAGCACTGCGAGGAGTACGGCCGGATGCTACAGGCCGACCCCAACAAGGTGTCGTCCAAGGCCAAGAAGAGAGGCCTGCCACAGGTACGTCACAGGCCCCGCCCCCACAGGTCACTGGGATGATGGTGGCGACGGTGTAGGACGGTGTCGGTGGGTTCAATCTCTGCTCAGTCCGCCTCTGtcgttgtgtccttgggcaagacatttcacccaccttgcctgctggtggcgCCGGTGCATGGCAGCCCTATATTACCCATTCAGACATACGGGTGAATGACTGACTGTAGTGTGAAATGCTTCACACCACATACTGACAGAGGCGAAGCTGCTGTGCACCGGTGCCACCGGGCCCTCTGACCTCCACCAGTAGGTCCAAGACTGCAGGACACAGTCGCCACCATCGTCCCATTGATAAAGCGCTATACAAGTtcaggccatttaccatttacctGCGAGTAACGAGTACAGATCACTGTTCTGTCTGTGTGACAAAGCTGGGAACGCTTGGGGCGGGAAACCACTACGCCGAGATCCAGGTGGTCGATGAGATCTACAACGAGTACGCCGCCAAGAAGATGGGCATCGACCACAAGGGCCAGGTGTGCGTGATGATCCACAGCGGCAGCCGCGGCCTCGGACATCAGGTCGCCACAGGTGCAACCCGGTCTGGTTCCGAAAGACAGAGTCAACACCCAACAGTACCTCAGGTCCAGTTGGGTTTGACCTCATCAGGACACTAATGGGTTTGTTGTCTACAGATgctctggttgccatggagaagGCCATGAAGCGGGATAAGATCACAGTGAACGACCGGCAGCTGGCCTGCGCCCGCATCACCTCCCAGGAGGGCCAGGACTACCTGAAGGGAATGGCTGCTGCAGGGAACTACGCCTGGGTCAACCGCTCCTCCATGACCTTCCTCACCAGACAGGTACGCTCACCTGGGTGAGGCCCACCAGCTGACGAGCAGCTCGGTTAGATTACCCGAAGGTTAACTAGCCCTTATCGAGTCAGTTCAGGTAGGTTCTGACGAGTCACAACCAGCTGATCTGAGGAATTGATCAAAGTTCCTAATAACTCAGGCGATCGTTAACGAGTTGGTTCTCATTCGGTTGAGTTAATTGCTCGGCTCCACAAAGTGTCAAAATTTTACAGACTATAATATTTGGCTTTCTGATACTGACCTGGATTTTAATTGCTGTCCATGAACTTTCATTTGGGTTGAAGTTGGACTTTTGGGATGGTCATTCCAGGAAAATGTTCAGTTGGGATTATTGTTCTGTTAGAACATCCAGTTGTCTCCAAGATTCAAACATCTGACCCAAACTGGTCCACCTCAGAGCAAAGGATGTCCACAACCGACTGTTCTTCAGGAAGAAGAACACCTTCACTTTTAATATTCTGTTCAATTTGGAGGCCCAATCTTCTCAGTCCGTCTTTATCCGGTCTTCCAGGCCTTCTCCAAAGTGTTCGGCACCACGCCAGACGACCTGGACATGCACGTCATCTACGATGTCTCCCACAACATCGCCAAGGTGGAAGAGCACATGGTGGACGGAAAGCAGAGGACGCTGCTGGTTCACCGGAAAGGATCCACCCGTGCCTTCCCTCCTCACCACCCTCTGATCCCGGTGGACTACCAGGTACTCTTCGGACCTTGGCGCTGCCGCTGGCATTAGAAGCTGTTCTGAAACATTCCTGCTTCCTTCAGCTCACAGGTCAGCCGGTGCTCATCGGAGGGACGATGGGAACCTGCAGCTACGTCCTGACAGGAACCGAACAAGGAATGACGGAAACGTTCGGCACCACGTGTCACGGAGCGGTAAGAGTCTGATCAAGAGATTCCCGACATCATGGAGGACCAGGATGTTTGATTAACTTCCTTTTCTCTGTTGCAGGGCCGCGCCCTCTCTCGAGCAAAGTCCCGCAGGAATCTGGACTTCCAGGACGTCCTGGATAAACTGGCCGATATGGGCATCGCCATCCGAGTGGCGTCTCCCAAACTGGTGATGGAGGAGGTGAGGAAGACGATGATCTTTGATCAGAAACATTCCCAGAAACACCTGAGAAAGCAAATTGTCGATCCGGTTTCCTTTCAGGCTCCAGAGTCGTACAAGAACGTGACGGACGTGGTGAACACATGTCATGATGCAGGAATCAGCAAGAAGGCCATCAAACTGAGGCCCATCGCTGTGATCAAAGGCTGAGCCCCTTCCAGACTCTTTACTCTGAACTGgttcttttttctgcttctgaacagttcagttcatttctgttgAAAAAGGAAGCTGAGCGTCTGGTTCTGCGCCGGGACCAGCTGTTTTtggtttacaaaataaaagtgatcACATGAAGCTTAAAAGTTTGTTTAGGATACAGAACTGTATAAACGGTGTTTACAGCATCATCAATCCTCCTGCCAGATCCACCGCAGGATTTTCCAATTTCATCCCGACCTCAACAGTTTCTCACTTCACCCCAACTCAACCATATCAATAACCAGCTTCGTTCCAGCCTCCAGCTTTCCCAACCTCATCCTAATCCCAAATGTATCCCAGTTTTACCTCATGTAATCACAACCTTAACCTCAAACCAGTCTCTTCTTAAACCCAACCTAAAACTGCTTGGgaatttcatttttacccagaaaactgcagatcAACATCCAGGCATAACACTGATCCAGAGCCTGATCTCTCTTCAGGTTTAGGTTTCCTGTCCAACTTCGAATTCCTTATTTTGATTCATTGTTTCTCCCAGAATATTCCCTTTCCTGATGGTTGGATAAAGTTACATAAAAGACTTTCTGCTCTGAGGTATTTTATCAGAAATATCCTAAGGACTCACCAGGAATGCAGGTTTTGGGTTttataaaaccaaacatgttaTTGCGTCAAACCACCACTAGAGGGCACCAGACAGCTGCTTCTGTCCAGATGATTGGCTGAGTTTAGCTGCTGGGAAAGTCAGTGGCGTAATGATAAAATAGAAACGTTTTAAACATCCAATCagtttgcgttttttttttaatcagttgtactcctgttaaaatattttaaactgaatcagatgtttaaaatatttaaagattgcagaagaaaaacaagatatttttaaaactgcttttatgATGAAATAAGATCTGCAGGAAATTTTGTCACACATTCTGCAATGACAATgagagcaaaacagaaacatgataaataaacaaatcagaaatgaaaactcCTGGCAGCTCAACTGATTATTAGAGTTTAACTGAAATCTAAATTagtaacagaaaatattttcatgtaaaCATTTCCAGAATAAATCGGGTCACATTCAGccaccagttttttttctttacctcatAAACTGGATCTTTATCTCGGCATTAATGGGCTTCCGTACAAGGCTCCCAGATGTGAcgaattattaaaaaaactaaagctagcatctttatttacagttttaacatcttttttatttacactcgGATCCTCTGGTGGATCAGAAACCGTCCCAGAACCTGGTTGAGCAGCCGGTGGCGtcggttctggaggttctgacGGACAGAAGACGGGCTGAAATGTTTCACTGCAAACCGAAAACAAGCGGATCACTGGAACGTTCCCACTTCGTTCCCATTCAGCCAATGAAAACTCGGGTTCCAGAGGTGAGGAGTGGGTTCTGCGCTGCCCAGGTTCCGATCCGAGTCCAGAACCTCGGAGCCGTTTCTGTGGGACGGCTCGTCGTCCGGTCAGAGCGGCGCTCCGACCTCCAGCAGAGTCCGGGCGGCGGTCCGGGTGGGATCACAGCTTGGCTCTCTGGAAGAACGCCTGCAGACAGACGGAACCGTCACAGGAAGCCCAACGgcaccagaaccgggtcagcaCGCCTCCTACCTTGATGTAGTTCTTCAGGACTTTGACGTCGGGCTGCTGCAGGACCTGGCACAACTCCTGCATCAGAACCAAGATGGCGTCAGAACCAACACCAGAATCTGAGCAGAACCACGGCTCTGGTTCTGTCCTACCTGTGAGATCTCCGGAGTCACCTGCAGGGACGGCAGGTACTCGTGCTGCAGGAACtggatgaactctgacccctgAGGAGCAAACCGAACCTTAGAACCCATTAAGAACCTCACAGAACCGGGACGAACAGAACCGTTTTTACCCGTTTCAGATGGATCATCTTCAGCGTGAGCGCGCACTCCGACAGCGTCTGAGGAgcaacagaaccatcagaaccaaatGGGTCGAGTGACTGGGTTCAGACTGGGTTCGGTTCCAGACTCACCAGAACCGTCTGGGcgtcagagaggtcaaaggtcggtTTGAGCGGCGCCAGGAAGCAGGCTGGGACGATGTGTTTGTAGATGAAGTCAGGGAAGCCCACCATGCCGTCCTTCCCGCCTACGGATCGGATCAGAACCGCACACAGATTAGTCCCAGAGGTTTACCGGAAGCAGAACCGAAGTCGCGGCGCGGAGACGCACCCCACAGTTCCACCAGCCGGGTCAGGATGATGAAGCAGGTCTTCTGGGCGATCGGGTCCGGGAACTCCACGGCGCCCTGGATGATGGTGAACAGAACCCGCTCAATGTTTTCTGCtcctggaaccagaaccaaacgggTCACATGACCACCATCTGGACCGCCGGCCAAAATGTTCTGCTGCTCGAGTCGCCTCCAGCTTCCTGAGCCCAAACAGAACCGGTTGTGATGGCGTGGCCTCGGCGCTCACCCTGATTGGCCAGAACCTCGTTCATGCCGCTGCCGGCGACCGTCTGGATGAAGGCGAAGTAGCTCCGCCGCAGCATCTGCTTCTCCAGCGCCGCCGTCTGGTCGTTCTCCTCCGCGGGTCGGCCCAGAACCTCGAAGATGGCCAGGACCAGCGGCATGAAGATCTGCTGCAGGAAGGGCGACACCTGGCGctgcaggaagaggaggagtcaGCGCGGCGCCGCGGGGAACCtcagggttctggttctggaagtACCTTGAACTTGGCCGTGATCTGGCTGATGAGAGGGATGAACTCCTGCAGGTCTTTGGCCTCGCAGTCCTTCAGCATGTGCTCCGAGGCGGCCGGGATGAAGGGCAgcacctcctcctccaggcAGATGATCATGCGATGCAGGAAGGAGCGCACGGCGCTGCGCAGCGCCCCCCGCTGGACGGGGCAGCTCAGCGCCGGCAGGAAGCTGTGCAGGCAGTCCCTGTAGACCTCGGTGCAGCCGCACTGCTTCACCGTCTGCTTGTTGCTGAACGCCTTGCTGGTCCGGCTGCAGAGACGGAGGACGAGTTTcagcaggaggagctgaaaCTGGCTGAAACCGGAGAGATGGCGGTTCTGACCTGGCGAATCCCACGGCGTGGCTCAGGCAGTCGGCCAGCGCGGCCTGGCGCTCCTCCACgctctcctgcagcagcttgGCGAGGAGCAGGCGGAAGGCGTCCGTCAGCGGCGCCAGCAGACTCCTCATCAGAACCTGCTTCCGCTCCACCGGACTCTCGCCGCTCACGATGAGAACGCCGGCCGCTTCGAACATGAAGAGCTGGTCGTCACTGGTCAGCAGCGCCGGGAAGCCGTTCTCCTGCTGGAGGAGGAGTCAGGGAGTCAAGATTTGGGGCAAGGGGTCAAAGGTGAAGGCAGGCAGAGGAGAACATCTGTATCTGCTTACGGGAGGAGCGAGCTCCAGCAGGTCCTGGATCCGGGTCAGGATGTCCTCGATGAACGCCGTCATGtgtttactggacagaaatagACATGTGGTCAGAGCGGGGAGTGGAAGCCCAGTTCTGACCCAGAGGAAGGCCCGGTTACGACCCGATTCAGACCCAGAACTCACTGCAGAGTCTTGATGAACCTGGAGAACAGGTAGGCCACTCTGCTGCGGACCTTGGGGCTACTGTGTCTCAGTCCTCTCTGGTCCAGGAACGCCATCTGGAGACGGACACTTCGTCATCAAAACGCAGTTCGGATCATCAGAACCGCTGTCTGGGAGCCGGACTCACCAGAACATTGGGAATGTGCTGCGGTTCCACGATAAAGAATTTATCATATCTGACAACCGTTTCAAAGAACTCCAGACACACGGAGGAGTGCTGGTAGCCGCTGACGCCGCAGGAAACCAGCTGAGGAGAGACAGGAAGCAGTGAGGGACGGcggcggttctggttctgatccattcCAGATGTCGGGTCATGTGACTCACCGTCCTCATCATGTCCTGCAGCGCGCTCGTCTTCGCCGAGTCGCCGGAGAAGTGAGCGCCGTGAGACACCGGCAGCGCCTCGCCCAGCATGTAGAGCAGCCGGATGGCCACCTCCACCTCCATGAACGGCGCCGTCTGCCACCTCCTGACGGGACacagaactgggtcagaacctgGACCGGCACCAGAGCCACAGTCATCATCACCTGTACTCACTGCATGGTGCTGGTGAAGACCCGGCGCACGgcttccagcagcagctctggagaAACCTGAGCCAGGCGGTCCAGCAGCATCTTCAGCTGCTTCCTGTACTCGACGAACATGGCTTCATCTTCACCCTGgaacacatcatcatcatcatcatcatctccatcATCCCCAGCTCCACCCATCAACTCCACCCACCTCGTTCTCAAAGTTGTACTCGTCGTCGTAGGTCAGCTTCTTCATCACAGCCAGCATGACGGCCTGCAGACACTCAGAGCTTTAACACCAACCAGCAGCTGAACATCTGCAGCTTCAACCATCGTGACTCACCTCGATGTTCGCCTTCTGCTGCTCCGTCAGCTGAGGAAGCTGCAGAGACAGAACGGAATCAGAACCTGCTGCAGAAGGATCCGGACCCCCCTCCTCTAGGGGACTCACCTGTTTGAGCACGTGCAGGTAGTCGTAGCAGAAGCCCACCATGTTGGTCGAGATGTCATCGTCTTCATGCACCagcaactgcagcagcagcggcacCTTGGCCTCCACCGCATGAAGCGTCTCCGCCGCCTCCTTCACGTTCCCGGACTTCACCAACTTGGACCAGCTCAGGACCAAACTCTGGCCCATCCCGTTCACCAGCCGGGAGAACTTGGCCAGGAAGTCCACATCCTCCTCCTGAGGGACCAGAGAAAATCAGTGGACCTGAACCAGAAGAGTCTGGTCTTCAACCAGAAGGTCCAGGTCCCGGAGCCTATGGTGCCAAACCAAAAGTTCTGCTCCTTCACCCTCAACTTCAGGAGATTCCTGTCTTCAACCAGAAGGTTTTGGTCCTAAACCAGGAGGTTCTGTGTTGGTGCTGTGTGGATAATTCCTACCTGTTCGATGTTGAAGAACCCGGCCGACTGCAGAACCTGGCACAACGATTCCACCAGCTTGGTTTTATCCACCGGGTCCATCCCCTTGTTGACGATTTCAAACAGGCAGTCGCAGGCCTCTTCCCTCAGGTCCTCCATGGACATCTGACTCAGCAGCAGGTTCACAAACCTAGAACAAGACGAACCGATGATCCACGGAACCAACCAGAATCTGGTCTAGCGGGTCAGCTGACTGGTGCGTTCGCTGACCGGTCGTTGGCGATGAGGTTGAGGTCGATCCAGGACACAAAGGCGCCCACCACCTCCAGACACTGACAGGTGAGCTCCGGGTGGGTCTGCTGGTACGCCGTCAGGATCTGGAACCAGGATTCCACCAGGCTGGGGATGCACTGCTCCCTCATGGAGTCTTTGATCAACGTGTTCCTGCGGGTTTCCTGCAGAACACGGTGCCGGGTCAGAgtgtggaccagaaccagggcCTGCTACCCGTCCGTGCACGCTCACCTCAGGCGTGTGCACGATGTCTCGGTCCACGACCTCGGCGTCGATGGCCATCAGCGTCCGCAGGTAGATGTCGACGCCATGCGGGTTCAGACCCACCAGGTTCAGGATATCGAAGAAGAACTTGGGCCACAGAGTGATGTACTCCATGACGAAGGTGAGGGCGAACACCTGGGCCGCCTTGTTCCTGATGAAGGCCTTCTCCGGCTGAGCATTCATCAGCTGCAGAGCGAGGAGAACATGATCAGGAGGAGTGTCTCAGGTTCTGACAGAGCTAGAACCGGTAACGGTACCTGGTTCTGCAGCCACTTCATCAGCGCCTCTctgatgagctgctgctgagccGCGCTCAGACCTGCATGTCTGCAACAACAGCAACACGAGTCAGAAGACCTGCGGCGCCCACAGTCCACCAGGAACACCTGCTGCTCCTCACCTGAACTTGATCTGGTGCTCCAGGACTTGGAAGCAGAAGAACTTGACGTGGTCGTCGCTGCAGAGAGGAACCATGAgcaggtgagtgtgtgtgtgtgtgtgtgtgtcagtaaATATTGGCAAATTTAgagcaaaaatgtttccttgATGAGCATGGCGGCCATTTTTCAACATGGCCCCCATCTTAAATTTTTCAAGCAAGGACCTGGAAACAGAGATTTAGCTGAAGTATTGAATCCTGCGCTGCTCTCAGGTGACTCACCTGTAGATACCTTTAGCCAGCGCGTCGGCGCAGACCTCCCAGGCGTCCTGAGACTCCTTCAGCTGCTCAAAGTAAGCCAAAGCCTGCAGAGACACAGCAAGCTTTACCCTGCAGGCGAACAGCGCCACCTGTCTGTGCGGACAGAAATCGGCCCGTTGAGTAGTCTCACCCTCTGCCTGTAGGGGGCGTCAGCGTTGGGGTTGAGCCCCAGCAGTGCCTGCTCGTCCATGACTGCAGAGACAGACTGGCAGGCCATGCAGGGGTTAACTGTCCTCACGGTTCCTCGGTGCTGCAGTGGAACAGCTGTGGACCATCTGCAGGAGAACCAGGAGTTAGTCAGCACAACTTCTGGGTTCTGGTCCATTTCTGGTACCGTCTGAATGAATTATGGGCTTTAACTTCTGGTGACTGCTGGACCAGactcatcagaaccagaactgaagTCCAACTTCCTGATTGAACTATTATTAGTTTACTGAAGCAGATAAGTGTACAGCTCAGGTCAGCCGTTACGTCACAGTAACCTGGTGCCGGTTACTATGGTTACCGAGTGGCGGGGAAATAACCTGGTATTGGTTACCAGTTAAAGCTGTATGTAGGCTACATGATGGGTAGTTGGTGACATGCTGTAAACATGACGTGGGTTATTTAACCCTCTGTGTAGATAAGTTAGTGGTAGTGATGGGTCCGGTATCACCGATGCGTCTGCGCATGCGTcagcccacagaccaaaaccCGTTTTGGTTTCAGTAAGTCACGTGACCCGATACAGGAACTCAACCAATAAGAGAAACgggttcgctgtaaatgtaatgtttaatgtaatgtaacaggctaaacttcaaaatgttgtaaaaactttttgttttaaaataaaagtccatccatcctcattccaaacacattcacttcaattttcactttatggttcattcacattatttattgactgcatatcaaatatattttaaatttaactgaagatataatacaaaacataatattcaataaaatacaaagacttgaATCTTATTGTATAAACTAGGTCATCAAATCACGACGTTGGCTGTAGGAATtgttaatgtccagcaggtcaACTAGTCCTTAGACCATTTAACCCATGCACAGGTTACCAAGTAGTTAGCTAACAGTTATTAACTGTATTGGTAGTTAATGACAGTTATTAACTTGTATTGGTAGTTAATGACAGTTATTAACTGGATTGGTAGTTAATGACAGTTATTATCTGCATTGGTAGTTAATGACAGTTATTAACTGCATTGGTAGTTAATGACAGTTATTAACTTGTATTGGTAGTTGGTGACAGTTTGTAGTTAGTAATAGTGTCCGGTGGGTCAGCGGCCTCTGGTACTTTGTTTATCCCGGACTTTGTGGGCTTTAGACGGACTGTAGCACTGATTCTAACTGCCGGTTCTGGACGGTTCGCGGTAGTTGGTACTATGGACATGATCAGAAGTTACTGACAGTCGATGTTCGGTTCGGATCGTGTTTCTGGACCACGGGCAGGACAGACGGGTCGCTTTAACAGCAACATGATGCAACACGGTGCCAACACCTGCAGCCTGGGATTTACCGGGCTTACCGTCAgtaaacagagagaaaacaccGGCCTGCATGTTCAATCAGAGCCGGACAGCTGGATCAGGGTCCCCTCTCTGGGTCAGCACCCCGTCAGCCTCTCAGGCCGCAGAATCACCACTGAAAGCTAAAACTTTTGCCCAAACACAGCGAGCTGACTGCGGCTAGCTACGGCTGGTTTACCCGCTGCTGTAGGAACCAGAGGCGGTCAGATGGGCTCAAACCAGCCCGGACTTCAAGAGGAGCTAGTACCAACCGACAGAGACAGGAGTTTCTAAGTGTTATTAAGTTCTGTGTCTCGGCCCGGTTCCGTTAGCTGCAGTCGGTCACCAACATCCCAGAGAGCGATCATTCCGCCCTCCAGCCCTTCATTCTCTCCCCGGGGAAACCGATCCGCTCACCGTACTGAAGGCTGACTCCTCCGCGGCTCTCCGTCCCGCTGGGCTATCACAGAATCACTGGGGACCCTCCAGAAA is from Poecilia reticulata strain Guanapo unplaced genomic scaffold, Guppy_female_1.0+MT scaffold_125, whole genome shotgun sequence and encodes:
- the rtcb gene encoding RNA-splicing ligase RtcB homolog is translated as MSRTYNDELQFLEKTGSTSWRIKKGFVPNMQVEGVFYVNDSLEKLMFEELRNACRGGGIGGFLPAMKQIGNVAALPGIVHRSIGLPDVHSGYGFAIGNMAAFDMNDPNAVVSPGGVGFDINCGVRLLRTNLDEQDVQPVKEQLAQSLFDHIPVGVGSKGVIPMGAKDLEEALEMGVDWSLREGYAWAEDKEHCEEYGRMLQADPNKVSSKAKKRGLPQLGTLGAGNHYAEIQVVDEIYNEYAAKKMGIDHKGQVCVMIHSGSRGLGHQVATDALVAMEKAMKRDKITVNDRQLACARITSQEGQDYLKGMAAAGNYAWVNRSSMTFLTRQAFSKVFGTTPDDLDMHVIYDVSHNIAKVEEHMVDGKQRTLLVHRKGSTRAFPPHHPLIPVDYQLTGQPVLIGGTMGTCSYVLTGTEQGMTETFGTTCHGAGRALSRAKSRRNLDFQDVLDKLADMGIAIRVASPKLVMEEAPESYKNVTDVVNTCHDAGISKKAIKLRPIAVIKG
- the xpot gene encoding exportin-T isoform X2 gives rise to the protein MACQSVSAVMDEQALLGLNPNADAPYRQRALAYFEQLKESQDAWEVCADALAKGIYSDDHVKFFCFQVLEHQIKFRHAGLSAAQQQLIREALMKWLQNQLMNAQPEKAFIRNKAAQVFALTFVMEYITLWPKFFFDILNLVGLNPHGVDIYLRTLMAIDAEVVDRDIVHTPEETRRNTLIKDSMREQCIPSLVESWFQILTAYQQTHPELTCQCLEVVGAFVSWIDLNLIANDRFVNLLLSQMSMEDLREEACDCLFEIVNKGMDPVDKTKLVESLCQVLQSAGFFNIEQEEDVDFLAKFSRLVNGMGQSLVLSWSKLVKSGNVKEAAETLHAVEAKVPLLLQLLVHEDDDISTNMVGFCYDYLHVLKQLPQLTEQQKANIEAVMLAVMKKLTYDDEYNFENEGEDEAMFVEYRKQLKMLLDRLAQVSPELLLEAVRRVFTSTMQRWQTAPFMEVEVAIRLLYMLGEALPVSHGAHFSGDSAKTSALQDMMRTLVSCGVSGYQHSSVCLEFFETVVRYDKFFIVEPQHIPNVLMAFLDQRGLRHSSPKVRSRVAYLFSRFIKTLHKHMTAFIEDILTRIQDLLELAPPENGFPALLTSDDQLFMFEAAGVLIVSGESPVERKQVLMRSLLAPLTDAFRLLLAKLLQESVEERQAALADCLSHAVGFASRTSKAFSNKQTVKQCGCTEVYRDCLHSFLPALSCPVQRGALRSAVRSFLHRMIICLEEEVLPFIPAASEHMLKDCEAKDLQEFIPLISQITAKFKRQVSPFLQQIFMPLVLAIFEVLGRPAEENDQTAALEKQMLRRSYFAFIQTVAGSGMNEVLANQGAENIERVLFTIIQGAVEFPDPIAQKTCFIILTRLVELWGGKDGMVGFPDFIYKHIVPACFLAPLKPTFDLSDAQTVLTLSECALTLKMIHLKRGSEFIQFLQHEYLPSLQVTPEISQELCQVLQQPDVKVLKNYIKAFFQRAKL
- the xpot gene encoding exportin-T isoform X1, translated to MACQSVSAVMDEQALLGLNPNADAPYRQRALAYFEQLKESQDAWEVCADALAKGIYSDDHVKFFCFQVLEHQIKFRHAGLSAAQQQLIREALMKWLQNQLMNAQPEKAFIRNKAAQVFALTFVMEYITLWPKFFFDILNLVGLNPHGVDIYLRTLMAIDAEVVDRDIVHTPEETRRNTLIKDSMREQCIPSLVESWFQILTAYQQTHPELTCQCLEVVGAFVSWIDLNLIANDRFVNLLLSQMSMEDLREEACDCLFEIVNKGMDPVDKTKLVESLCQVLQSAGFFNIEQEEDVDFLAKFSRLVNGMGQSLVLSWSKLVKSGNVKEAAETLHAVEAKVPLLLQLLVHEDDDISTNMVGFCYDYLHVLKQLPQLTEQQKANIEAVMLAVMKKLTYDDEYNFENEGEDEAMFVEYRKQLKMLLDRLAQVSPELLLEAVRRVFTSTMQRWQTAPFMEVEVAIRLLYMLGEALPVSHGAHFSGDSAKTSALQDMMRTLVSCGVSGYQHSSVCLEFFETVVRYDKFFIVEPQHIPNVLMAFLDQRGLRHSSPKVRSRVAYLFSRFIKTLHKHMTAFIEDILTRIQDLLELAPPQENGFPALLTSDDQLFMFEAAGVLIVSGESPVERKQVLMRSLLAPLTDAFRLLLAKLLQESVEERQAALADCLSHAVGFASRTSKAFSNKQTVKQCGCTEVYRDCLHSFLPALSCPVQRGALRSAVRSFLHRMIICLEEEVLPFIPAASEHMLKDCEAKDLQEFIPLISQITAKFKRQVSPFLQQIFMPLVLAIFEVLGRPAEENDQTAALEKQMLRRSYFAFIQTVAGSGMNEVLANQGAENIERVLFTIIQGAVEFPDPIAQKTCFIILTRLVELWGGKDGMVGFPDFIYKHIVPACFLAPLKPTFDLSDAQTVLTLSECALTLKMIHLKRGSEFIQFLQHEYLPSLQVTPEISQELCQVLQQPDVKVLKNYIKAFFQRAKL